One window of Bacillus alkalicellulosilyticus genomic DNA carries:
- a CDS encoding response regulator: protein MPGKILVVDDAAFMRMMIKDILTKNGYEVVGEATDGAEALEKYKELSPDLVTMDITMPEMDGITSLKEIKKVNPSAKVIMCSAMGQQAMVIDAIQAGAKDFVVKPFQADRVLEAIGKALS, encoded by the coding sequence ATGCCAGGTAAAATTCTAGTCGTTGATGATGCAGCGTTTATGAGAATGATGATTAAAGATATCCTCACAAAAAATGGGTATGAAGTTGTAGGTGAAGCCACAGACGGAGCAGAGGCATTAGAAAAATATAAAGAGCTATCACCAGATTTAGTAACAATGGATATTACAATGCCTGAGATGGACGGTATTACTTCTTTAAAAGAAATAAAAAAAGTGAATCCAAGCGCTAAAGTAATTATGTGTTCTGCGATGGGGCAACAAGCGATGGTTATTGATGCGATTCAAGCAGGGGCCAAAGATTTTGTTGTAAAACCTTTTCAAGCGGACCGCGTACTTGAAGCAATTGGGAAAGCATTAAGCTAG
- the fliM gene encoding flagellar motor switch protein FliM, whose amino-acid sequence MADILSQGEIDALLSALSTGEMDADELKKEDTEKKVKVYDFKRALRFSKDQIRSLSRIHENFARLLTTFFSAQLRTFVQISVASVDQLPYEEFVRSIPKMTILNVFEAYPLDGRFLMEVNPNIAYAMLDRLLGGKGTAVNKVENLTEIETRIMSQLFQRTLESFTEAWSTVVEFDLQTESLEVNPQFLQMVSPNETVVVISLSTTIGDTSGMINLCLPHVVLEEILPKLTAHYWLQTKTKQRLPEQVAAIKETVHQAPLVIQAELGRSEITIQDFLYLGIGDVIELNQDISKPLLVHVGGEPKYLGQPGKMKNSVAVQVIDVLEEVNENER is encoded by the coding sequence TTGGCTGATATATTATCTCAAGGTGAGATTGATGCCCTACTTTCAGCATTATCGACGGGGGAAATGGATGCCGATGAGCTAAAAAAGGAAGATACCGAGAAAAAGGTTAAAGTGTATGACTTCAAAAGAGCTTTACGGTTTTCAAAGGACCAAATTCGAAGTTTATCGAGAATTCACGAGAATTTCGCCCGGTTGCTAACCACTTTTTTCTCAGCACAGCTTAGAACATTTGTACAAATATCTGTTGCTTCTGTCGACCAACTACCATATGAGGAGTTTGTCCGTTCCATTCCAAAAATGACAATACTCAATGTATTTGAAGCGTATCCTTTAGACGGACGTTTTTTAATGGAAGTAAACCCTAATATAGCATATGCGATGTTAGACCGTTTACTTGGTGGAAAAGGAACAGCAGTGAATAAAGTAGAGAATCTAACCGAAATTGAAACTCGCATCATGTCACAACTATTCCAAAGAACACTGGAGAGTTTTACAGAGGCTTGGAGTACAGTAGTGGAATTTGATTTACAAACAGAAAGTCTCGAAGTAAATCCACAATTTTTACAAATGGTTTCTCCAAATGAGACTGTAGTTGTTATTTCGCTATCAACGACGATTGGCGATACATCAGGAATGATTAACTTATGTTTACCCCATGTTGTACTTGAGGAAATATTACCAAAGTTAACAGCTCATTATTGGTTGCAAACAAAAACGAAACAACGATTGCCAGAGCAAGTTGCAGCTATTAAAGAAACGGTTCATCAAGCGCCACTTGTCATTCAAGCGGAGTTAGGACGTTCCGAGATAACGATACAGGACTTCTTATATTTAGGGATTGGAGATGTTATTGAATTAAATCAGGATATCTCTAAACCGTTGCTTGTGCATGTTGGTGGAGAACCTAAATATCTAGGTCAACCAGGTAAAATGAAAAATTCAGTAGCCGTGCAAGTCATAGATGTGCTAGAGGAGGTAAATGAAAATGAACGGTGA
- a CDS encoding flagellar FlbD family protein, producing the protein MQKPSLNKTMISLTRFNRQVFLLNGLLVEQVEALPDTTITLVNGKKIVVLDDIDDVKLKLLQFYQTIGVIAAYKDHTTEG; encoded by the coding sequence GTGCAAAAGCCTAGCCTAAATAAAACGATGATTTCATTAACTCGCTTTAATCGCCAAGTGTTCTTGCTTAATGGATTATTAGTGGAACAAGTTGAGGCTTTACCAGATACAACCATTACACTTGTCAATGGAAAAAAGATCGTGGTGCTAGATGACATCGATGATGTTAAGCTAAAGCTACTTCAGTTTTACCAAACGATTGGCGTTATCGCAGCGTATAAAGACCATACTACGGAGGGGTAA
- the fliQ gene encoding flagellar biosynthesis protein FliQ codes for MSQEFVISLAENGVMTVIMVAGPLLIVALGLGLLVSIFQATTQIQEQTLAFIPKIVGVFVALIVFGPWMLSQVLTFTENIFYNLHRFVG; via the coding sequence ATGAGTCAAGAATTTGTCATATCGTTGGCGGAGAACGGGGTAATGACAGTTATTATGGTAGCGGGGCCGTTGTTAATCGTTGCTTTAGGTTTGGGACTATTGGTAAGTATTTTTCAGGCAACTACACAAATTCAAGAACAGACATTAGCCTTTATTCCAAAAATCGTTGGAGTGTTTGTCGCTCTTATCGTATTCGGTCCTTGGATGTTGTCACAAGTATTAACATTCACCGAAAATATCTTTTATAATCTGCACCGGTTTGTAGGCTAA
- the flhB gene encoding flagellar biosynthesis protein FlhB — MSYIKLDLQYFSQEKTEKATDKKKQDTRKKGQVAKSTDVNTAFILLVVFLFLWMFGGTLGEKLFAVFTHTFQEYMLMELTEQSVPELFMELIYESVVVVLPILLVSMIAGIFSSYIQVGPLFAPEAIKMKLSKIDPIQGAKRIFSVRALVELVKSLLKIALVGTVVFTILWLNLDKVLVLSQKSIGDGFAQIATLAAIMGIAVALLLLVLAVPDYLYQRYDHAKQIKMSKQDVKDERKNMEGDPRIKGKRRQKQMEMAMQRMMQEVPNADVVITNPTHFAVALKYDGEKMAAPVIVAKGVDFVAQKIKGIAKDNNVITVENRPLARALYAQTEIGDVVPEDLFKAVAEVLAYVYRLKNKEV, encoded by the coding sequence ATGAGTTATATCAAATTAGATCTCCAATATTTCTCTCAAGAAAAAACTGAGAAAGCAACGGATAAGAAAAAGCAAGATACACGAAAAAAAGGTCAAGTTGCAAAAAGTACAGATGTAAATACCGCATTTATTCTACTAGTTGTTTTTTTATTCTTATGGATGTTTGGTGGAACATTAGGAGAAAAACTTTTTGCTGTTTTTACGCATACATTTCAAGAATATATGCTAATGGAGCTTACAGAACAAAGTGTACCCGAATTATTTATGGAACTTATTTATGAATCAGTAGTCGTCGTTCTACCTATATTACTGGTCTCAATGATAGCGGGAATCTTTAGTAGTTACATTCAGGTAGGTCCGTTATTCGCGCCTGAAGCGATAAAAATGAAACTATCGAAAATTGACCCAATCCAAGGAGCAAAACGTATTTTCTCTGTACGTGCTCTTGTAGAATTGGTGAAATCATTATTGAAAATAGCGCTTGTAGGAACCGTTGTATTTACTATCCTATGGCTTAACTTAGATAAAGTTTTAGTTCTATCACAAAAATCAATTGGTGATGGATTTGCTCAAATTGCAACATTAGCTGCAATAATGGGAATCGCTGTTGCCCTATTATTATTAGTACTAGCAGTCCCTGATTACTTATATCAACGCTATGACCATGCGAAACAAATTAAAATGTCAAAGCAAGATGTCAAGGATGAAAGAAAGAACATGGAAGGGGACCCTAGAATTAAAGGGAAGCGAAGGCAAAAGCAAATGGAGATGGCGATGCAGCGTATGATGCAAGAGGTCCCAAATGCAGATGTTGTTATTACCAATCCAACTCACTTTGCAGTAGCGCTTAAGTATGATGGCGAAAAAATGGCTGCCCCTGTCATTGTTGCAAAGGGTGTAGATTTTGTAGCACAAAAAATAAAAGGGATTGCCAAAGACAACAATGTCATCACAGTGGAAAATCGTCCGCTTGCACGAGCCTTATATGCTCAAACAGAAATTGGTGATGTAGTTCCAGAGGATTTATTTAAAGCAGTTGCTGAAGTCCTCGCATATGTATATCGACTAAAAAACAAAGAAGTATAA
- the fliO gene encoding flagellar biosynthetic protein FliO: MLLRNVLFFLIGILLLFPLQAFATTENQTVFDSYNNEDVSPTGTEVENEQVTDSSALPSENIKEQSFFWLVLKMVGALLFVIGLIYALLRFVNSRTRQFQDNTTLQSIGGLSLGPNRSLQLVKVGKRVLVVGVSDSVQLLKEIDNEDEIEQILEQKKQEQAKIDEPIAKVTKWVSDTITKTKPNQSSSLQFGELLNKQLDEVSKSQSKIHEAMKERKHD, from the coding sequence TTGTTATTACGTAATGTACTGTTTTTCCTTATAGGTATATTGTTGCTGTTCCCATTACAAGCATTTGCTACTACTGAAAATCAAACAGTATTTGATAGCTATAACAATGAGGATGTTTCACCTACCGGCACAGAAGTAGAAAATGAGCAAGTCACAGATAGTAGTGCACTCCCTTCGGAAAATATAAAAGAACAAAGTTTCTTTTGGTTAGTACTGAAAATGGTCGGTGCACTACTTTTTGTTATTGGATTAATTTATGCTCTTCTACGGTTTGTAAATAGTAGGACAAGACAGTTTCAAGATAACACAACTCTACAATCGATTGGAGGACTTTCATTAGGTCCTAATCGGTCACTCCAACTTGTCAAAGTAGGAAAACGAGTGCTTGTGGTGGGTGTTTCAGATTCAGTTCAATTGTTGAAAGAAATTGATAATGAAGATGAAATTGAGCAGATATTAGAACAGAAAAAACAAGAGCAAGCGAAAATTGATGAACCAATTGCCAAGGTAACAAAATGGGTGAGTGACACCATTACAAAAACTAAGCCTAATCAATCAAGTTCATTACAGTTTGGAGAGTTACTAAACAAACAACTTGATGAAGTTTCTAAGTCGCAAAGCAAAATCCACGAAGCGATGAAGGAGCGAAAACATGACTGA
- the fliY gene encoding flagellar motor switch phosphatase FliY gives MNGDMLSQDEINALLQGVNTDEDESDVTSSDTSESGELLAEDYLSPVEQDALGEIGNISFGSAATALSTLLNQKVDITTPRVSVIARSSLEVEFPQPHVAVHVNYTDGFEGMNLLVIKSSDAAIIADLMLGGDGLNPSEDLGEMQVSAVQEAMNQMMGSASTSMSTIFNKKVDISPPGIDLMDIKNGQGMNNIPQDSALVKISFRLKVGSLIDSNIMQLVAVDFAKGLVDELMNPGQEEPEVEMTTSEPMLQQPAQQQPMQQPVQQPVQQQSFEEPIPQQQPSYEQRGQQQFGQSFSNQRHVDVQPVTFSSFEAPQLNQTESNNLNMLMDIPLQVTVELGRTKRSIKEILDIAQGSIIELDKLAGEPVDILVNQKLIAKGEVVVIDENFGVRVTNIVSQEERLKNLRK, from the coding sequence ATGAACGGTGATATGCTATCTCAAGATGAAATTAATGCTCTATTACAAGGTGTGAATACAGACGAGGATGAGTCAGATGTAACGAGTTCTGATACGTCAGAAAGTGGAGAATTACTTGCAGAGGATTATCTTTCTCCAGTGGAACAAGATGCACTAGGTGAAATTGGAAATATATCGTTCGGAAGTGCAGCAACAGCTTTATCTACGTTATTAAACCAAAAAGTCGATATTACAACACCGAGAGTTTCGGTAATTGCCCGCTCATCTTTAGAAGTTGAGTTTCCACAGCCACATGTAGCGGTACACGTAAATTATACCGATGGTTTTGAGGGAATGAACTTACTAGTCATAAAGTCTTCGGACGCAGCAATAATTGCTGATTTAATGCTAGGTGGAGATGGATTAAATCCTTCAGAGGACCTTGGAGAAATGCAAGTGAGTGCTGTGCAGGAAGCGATGAATCAAATGATGGGTTCTGCATCAACATCAATGTCTACAATCTTCAATAAAAAAGTAGATATTTCACCTCCAGGAATTGATTTGATGGATATTAAAAACGGACAGGGCATGAACAATATTCCACAAGATAGTGCCTTAGTAAAGATTTCTTTCCGTTTAAAAGTTGGTAGTTTAATAGATTCAAACATCATGCAGTTAGTTGCAGTAGACTTTGCAAAAGGATTGGTTGATGAATTAATGAACCCTGGTCAAGAAGAACCAGAAGTTGAGATGACAACATCAGAACCAATGCTCCAACAACCTGCACAACAACAACCAATGCAACAACCGGTACAACAACCGGTACAACAACAAAGCTTTGAAGAGCCGATTCCACAACAGCAACCAAGTTATGAGCAACGTGGACAACAGCAATTTGGACAAAGCTTTTCAAATCAAAGACATGTAGATGTACAACCGGTGACATTTTCAAGCTTTGAAGCACCTCAATTGAACCAAACGGAATCAAATAACCTGAACATGCTTATGGATATTCCGCTTCAAGTGACTGTTGAATTAGGACGAACGAAGCGTTCAATTAAAGAAATCTTAGATATCGCCCAAGGTTCCATTATTGAGTTAGACAAACTCGCTGGAGAACCCGTGGACATTTTAGTCAATCAAAAGCTAATTGCTAAAGGTGAAGTCGTTGTTATCGATGAAAACTTTGGTGTTCGTGTAACAAACATAGTCAGTCAAGAAGAAAGACTTAAAAATCTAAGAAAATAA
- the fliR gene encoding flagellar biosynthetic protein FliR codes for MMEWINLIPAFLLVFVRVLAFFVVMPIFSYRNIPNQFKIGLALIVAWIMFFTIDAPILAIDGTYFLLIVKESLVGLTIGLVAMMMLYAIQVAGGFIDMNMGFMIASAVDPNTGAQTPLFGSYFYTFALLYLLAVDGHHLLLDGVFYSYQFIPMEQLFLPFGEENVIYFIVTAFTQMFIIAFQMAIPIVGALFLVDISLGMISRAVPQMNVFVVGIPLKITVGLILLTLYIGIFFFLVQQLFDQMLVTMRTLMQLLGGA; via the coding sequence TTGATGGAGTGGATAAATCTTATCCCTGCCTTTTTGCTAGTGTTTGTTCGAGTGTTAGCGTTCTTTGTAGTTATGCCGATATTTTCGTACCGGAATATCCCAAACCAATTTAAAATTGGACTAGCGCTCATCGTGGCTTGGATTATGTTTTTTACGATTGATGCACCTATATTAGCAATAGACGGCACGTACTTCTTGTTAATCGTTAAAGAATCACTTGTAGGATTAACCATTGGTTTAGTTGCGATGATGATGCTTTATGCAATTCAAGTTGCTGGTGGATTTATCGATATGAACATGGGGTTTATGATTGCCAGTGCGGTTGACCCAAACACAGGAGCTCAAACTCCTTTGTTCGGAAGTTATTTTTACACGTTTGCCTTGTTATATCTTTTAGCTGTTGATGGTCATCACCTTTTACTAGATGGAGTCTTCTATAGTTATCAGTTTATCCCAATGGAACAGCTTTTCTTACCGTTTGGGGAAGAGAACGTCATCTATTTTATTGTAACTGCCTTTACGCAAATGTTTATTATTGCATTTCAAATGGCGATTCCGATTGTAGGTGCTTTATTTTTAGTCGATATCTCATTAGGAATGATTTCGCGAGCTGTACCACAAATGAATGTATTCGTAGTTGGGATACCATTAAAGATTACAGTCGGTTTAATTCTTCTTACTTTATATATCGGCATCTTCTTCTTTCTTGTTCAGCAATTATTTGACCAAATGTTGGTAACGATGAGGACATTAATGCAGTTGCTTGGAGGTGCATAA
- the flgD gene encoding flagellar hook assembly protein FlgD codes for MTNAINESFFVPAQGQPKTGGSNILGKDDFLRLLITQLQNQDPASPMDDKEFIAQMAQFSSLEQMTNMSNAFQKFVTMQTSQTLVSHSELIGKKVTWEHEMKVDEHQTRIQENENIVKSIKLDKDGSVSIQLDNGMWIRNSQLVQVSNND; via the coding sequence ATGACTAATGCAATAAACGAAAGCTTTTTTGTTCCAGCTCAAGGGCAGCCGAAGACAGGTGGCAGTAACATATTAGGGAAAGATGACTTTTTAAGACTTCTCATCACTCAGTTACAAAACCAAGACCCTGCGAGCCCAATGGATGACAAAGAGTTTATCGCTCAAATGGCTCAATTTTCAAGTTTAGAACAAATGACAAATATGAGTAATGCATTTCAAAAATTTGTAACGATGCAAACAAGTCAAACTCTCGTTTCACATAGCGAGTTGATTGGAAAAAAAGTAACATGGGAACATGAAATGAAGGTTGATGAACACCAAACACGTATTCAAGAAAATGAAAATATCGTAAAGTCAATCAAATTAGATAAAGATGGTTCAGTTTCGATTCAATTAGATAACGGTATGTGGATCAGAAACAGTCAACTGGTACAAGTTAGTAACAATGACTAA
- the flgG gene encoding flagellar basal body rod protein FlgG translates to MIRAMYSGITGMKNFQTKLDVIGNNIANVNTFGYKKGRVTFQDLVSQQLAGATAPGDVRGGMNPRQVGLGSAVATVDTIGTQGSLQTTGRPLDLGISGDGLFEVRDLEGNSYYTRAGNFYLDQNGSIVNPDGLYLVGMGGQAPITLFPPGGNINDVKSFSIAADGTINVINATGDLNVAGQIGIVKFNNPEGLEKVGGNTFIQSANSGAPLAMAVPGEQGAGMLVAGTLEMSNVDLSEEFTEMIVAQRGFQANTRIITTSDEILQEIMNLKR, encoded by the coding sequence ATGATTCGTGCAATGTATTCAGGTATTACTGGAATGAAGAACTTTCAAACAAAATTAGATGTAATTGGAAACAATATCGCAAACGTTAATACGTTTGGATATAAAAAAGGTCGAGTAACTTTTCAAGATTTAGTTAGTCAACAGTTAGCTGGGGCCACTGCACCTGGAGACGTTCGCGGGGGGATGAACCCACGTCAAGTTGGGTTAGGTTCTGCAGTAGCAACAGTTGATACGATTGGAACACAAGGAAGCTTACAAACAACAGGACGTCCATTAGATTTAGGAATTTCTGGTGACGGACTATTTGAGGTTAGAGACTTAGAAGGAAATTCATATTACACACGTGCTGGAAACTTTTATTTAGACCAAAACGGTAGCATCGTTAACCCTGATGGACTTTATTTAGTTGGTATGGGTGGACAAGCTCCAATTACATTATTCCCTCCTGGTGGAAACATTAATGATGTAAAAAGTTTCAGTATTGCAGCTGATGGAACAATTAACGTAATCAATGCAACTGGTGATTTAAACGTCGCTGGACAAATCGGGATTGTTAAATTTAATAACCCAGAAGGTTTAGAAAAAGTTGGTGGAAACACATTTATCCAGTCAGCGAACTCAGGTGCACCACTTGCTATGGCTGTTCCAGGTGAACAAGGTGCAGGTATGTTAGTCGCAGGTACACTTGAAATGTCAAATGTAGACTTATCAGAAGAATTTACGGAAATGATCGTGGCTCAACGTGGATTCCAAGCAAATACAAGAATTATCACAACCTCTGATGAAATTCTACAAGAAATCATGAACCTAAAACGTTAA
- the fliP gene encoding flagellar type III secretion system pore protein FliP (The bacterial flagellar biogenesis protein FliP forms a type III secretion system (T3SS)-type pore required for flagellar assembly.), translating to MTEILGIDLDMFTDDPANVATTIQLLLFLTVLTLAPSFLILMTSFTRIIIVLSFVRTGLATQQMPPNQVLIGLALFLTFFIMAPILAEVNEQALTPFFDGEITQEEAFERAAIPMKEFMAKHTREKDLALFMGYAGLERPETIDDIPLTALVPAFAISEMKTAFQIGFLIFIPFLVIDMIVASVLMSMGMMMLPPVMIALPFKILLFVMVDGWYLIVRSLLLSFQ from the coding sequence ATGACTGAGATACTAGGTATTGATTTAGATATGTTTACAGATGACCCTGCCAATGTGGCTACGACGATTCAATTGTTATTGTTTCTAACCGTGTTAACGTTAGCTCCAAGCTTCTTAATATTAATGACATCATTTACGAGGATAATTATCGTATTATCGTTTGTAAGAACGGGTTTAGCTACCCAGCAAATGCCTCCTAACCAAGTGTTAATTGGGTTGGCCTTATTTTTAACATTCTTTATCATGGCACCGATATTGGCTGAGGTAAACGAACAGGCGTTAACCCCATTTTTTGATGGAGAAATTACACAAGAAGAAGCATTTGAACGGGCAGCAATTCCTATGAAAGAATTTATGGCGAAACACACACGAGAAAAAGACTTAGCTTTGTTTATGGGGTATGCGGGACTTGAAAGACCTGAAACGATTGATGATATACCGTTAACAGCTTTAGTACCAGCTTTTGCAATTAGCGAAATGAAAACAGCCTTTCAAATTGGCTTCCTTATTTTCATACCGTTTCTCGTAATCGATATGATTGTGGCGAGTGTTCTAATGTCGATGGGGATGATGATGTTACCTCCAGTTATGATTGCACTGCCTTTTAAAATCTTATTGTTTGTTATGGTAGACGGTTGGTATTTAATTGTTCGTTCCTTGTTGTTAAGCTTCCAGTAG
- the fliL gene encoding flagellar basal body-associated protein FliL translates to MFKNKLITIMFIIIITLTLIGVVSFVVITYFTKDTTGAPSEPTIDEIVALTYDTTELTTNLLSNDFAKVQFRVQVDNKKALEEIEKRDFQLENIIIRELAELKASELQGSEAIGDLEETLKTRINELMENGEVVHVYTRRFIIQ, encoded by the coding sequence TTGTTTAAAAATAAACTTATCACAATTATGTTCATTATCATTATTACACTCACTTTGATTGGTGTTGTCTCTTTCGTAGTTATTACTTATTTTACGAAAGATACAACAGGAGCTCCAAGTGAACCTACAATAGATGAAATTGTAGCACTAACATATGATACAACTGAATTAACTACAAATTTGCTTTCAAATGATTTTGCAAAAGTTCAGTTTAGAGTTCAAGTTGATAATAAAAAAGCATTAGAGGAAATTGAAAAGCGTGATTTTCAATTAGAAAACATTATTATTAGAGAATTAGCTGAGTTAAAGGCTTCTGAACTTCAAGGTAGTGAAGCGATTGGAGACCTTGAAGAAACTTTGAAAACAAGGATTAATGAACTAATGGAAAATGGTGAAGTTGTTCACGTATATACACGACGTTTCATTATTCAATAA
- a CDS encoding TIGR02530 family flagellar biosynthesis protein, which yields MGHKIQSHQLYQLPKIPKSTVKNNKEINSNFSTLLAAEINPQLKVSKHAQKRLDERGIEIGEKKWNIIEAKMKEAKEKGISDSLVIMDDAALVVSVKNNTVITALDRMEASSQIFTNINGTIIIN from the coding sequence ATGGGGCATAAAATCCAATCACATCAACTTTATCAATTACCGAAAATTCCAAAATCAACTGTCAAAAACAACAAAGAAATTAACTCTAATTTTTCTACCTTATTAGCAGCTGAGATTAATCCACAATTAAAGGTAAGTAAACATGCACAAAAACGGTTGGATGAACGAGGAATCGAAATTGGTGAAAAGAAGTGGAATATCATAGAGGCCAAAATGAAAGAAGCGAAGGAAAAAGGAATATCTGATTCGCTTGTGATAATGGACGATGCAGCATTAGTTGTAAGTGTAAAAAACAATACCGTAATTACAGCGCTTGACCGTATGGAAGCAAGCTCGCAAATTTTTACGAACATCAATGGAACAATCATTATTAATTAA